A window of the Sabethes cyaneus chromosome 1, idSabCyanKW18_F2, whole genome shotgun sequence genome harbors these coding sequences:
- the LOC128745857 gene encoding uncharacterized protein LOC128745857: MQSLVNDDETYERLIRDPTTVTLKKINLIIDKWCSEGYIEPSVKGQLKLFNCNPPRVYGLPKTHKEGRPLRIIVSTIGTATYRMAKYLSNILNHIVGKTPHHITNSFEFVNDIREQNLQPNTILFSLDVVSLFTNVPVDFALESVDQRWNEIEQHTCIEKCSFMEMLKVVLESTFFQYNGGFFRQKFGIPMGSPLSPVVANIVLERIEQAALEKLEQRGVNPVFYMRYVDDCVMGAEAEHVDEILGVFNSFHQRMQFTVELEMNEQLKFLDTILRRHEGKITTEWSPKDPNSRYLDYNSVSPFCHKKNTAVALVDRALKLTDANFRPKTLLTVKSMLFKNNYPRYFVQEIIKQRLHRMYNTLEVPTKETTKQFVTIPYVAGLGEKLCRYLKQFNIDVSQTN; this comes from the coding sequence ATGCAATCGCTTGTTAATGATGATGAAACCTACGAACGTCTAATCAGAGATCCCACAACTGTTACGTTAAAGAAAATCAATTTAATCATTGACAAGTGGTGTAGCGAAGGCTAtattgaaccatctgtaaaggGGCAGCTGAAATTGTTCAATTGCAACCCGCCACGAGTATATGGACTACCTAAGACGCACAAAGAGGGTAGACCATTAAGAATAATAGTCTCAACTATCGGAACGGCGACGTACAGAATGGCAAAATATCTGTCTAATATCCTGAATCATATTGTGGGAAAAACGCCGCATCATATAACAAACAGTTTCGAATTTGTGAACGATATACGTGAACAAAATTTGCAGCCAAATACCATTCTGTTTTCCTTGGACGTAGTTTCTCTTTTCACAAACGTGCCTGTGGACTTCGCGCTGGAATCGGTTGATCAACGATGGAATGAAATAGAGCAGCATACTTGTATCGAAAAATGTAGTTTTATGGAAATGCTAAAAGTGGTACTGGAATCAACCTTTTTCCAGTACAATGGTGGATTTTTCCGGCAAAAATTTGGAATTCCGATGGGTTCACCTCTTTCTCCGGTAGTTGCAAACATTGTGCTGGAACGTATAGAACAGGCGGCCTTGGAAAAACTAGAACAACGTGGAGTAAACCCTGTTTTCTATATGCGCTATGTAGATGACTGTGTAATGGGCGCCGAAGCTGAACATGTCGACGAGATCCTTGGCGTCTTCAATAGTTTCCACCAGAGAATGCAGTTCACCGTCGAGTTGGAGATGAATGAACAGTTGAAATTCCTAGACACCATCCTACGAAGACATGAAGGGAAAATAACAACAGAGTGGTCGCCGAAAGATCCGAATAGTAGATATTTGGATTACAACTCAGTCAGTCCGTTTTGTCATAAGAAAAATACTGCAGTTGCTTTAGTTGACAGGGCCTTAAAGTTAACAGATGCTAATTTCAGACCAAAAACATTACTAACAGTTAAATctatgttatttaaaaataattatcctAGATATTTTGTACAAGAGATTATAAAACAAAGATTACATAGAATGTACAACACGCTAGAGGTACCGACCAAAGAAACAACTAAACAATTTGTAACAATTCCCTatgttgccggtttaggtgaaaAGCTATGTAGGTATttgaagcaattcaatattGACGTATCACAAACCAACTGA
- the LOC128745859 gene encoding uncharacterized protein LOC128745859, with amino-acid sequence MASDVQSYTVTLEDLHSSIQRFWEVEEVEAVPQTCTEEEECEQHFQATHRRDTTGRYIVQLPLRNSVSELGDSRTIALRRFYATERRLSKDPDLRKQYTDFLTEYEALGHCKEVYEVNDTQDKLKWYLPHHAVLKPSNTTTKCRVVFDGSAKVSGCSLNDVLQVGAINQSDLQSILYRFPTRALHQLAIDEGTNYLLAADVIMENCYIDNALLGFDDFHIASTAREQLIHLLSAGGFHLHKWSSNSLKLLETIPGADREELVTIGTDEVIKTLGLMCNPADDELIFISLSSVNMQIPTKRQVLSLIAWMYDPLGLVAPIIVIGKLLMQRIWKENWEWDETITGEIRTELEYFVQAISGVNQIHIPRQAVVTNAATFELHGFADASMYAYGACVFVRSVVPGTEVVMRLLCAKSKIVPKNVLTIPRKELLAARLLHHLVKKILSALTTAFEEIVLWSDSQIVLAWLQKTPSRLDVFVANRVNEIIASGERFRWRYVSTNHNPADVVSRGQPADKLARNDLWYTVIEIEILSLFTKYESFRKLQRVLAYVLRFCRNCKESVKENRVLEQFPTVFELRSAMNTIVRVTQHQSLDDEIMRLKAGKPCKRIWNLCPILDDGLLRVGGRLRNSNLPFESKHQLILPNSNRTVESFIMTIHQENLHAGPSALMAITRRQFWILKARSTFRKVTRSCVKCFKLKPVMAHQFMGDLPASRCDRAPAFQKVGVDFAGPILVKQTGRKAAPVKGYICLFVCLVTKGLHLEAVENLSSETFIAALVRFVSRGGIPEDLFSDNWTHFVGAKHELHELYKLFEQQLTKRQLFDFCHPRQIRWRMIHGRALGGWS; translated from the exons ATGGCGTCTGATGTCCAGTCGTATACAGTTACACTTGAAGATTTACATTCGTCCATTCAACGTTTTTGGGAAGTTGAAGAGGTAGAAGCTGTTCCGCAAACTTGCACCGAGGAAGAAGAATGTGAGCAACATTTTCAAGCTACACATCGACGTGACACAACTGGTCGTTATATAGTTCAGCTACCTCTTCGGAATTCAGTATCTGAGCTTGGTGATTCTCGTACGATTGCGTTGAGGAGGTTTTATGCAACGGAAAGAAGGCTCTCTAAGGATCCTGATTTAAGAAAGCAGTATACAGATTTCTTGACGGAGTATGAAGCTCTCGGCCACTGCAAGGAAGTATATGAAGTAAACGATACTCAAGATAAGTTAAAATGGTATTTACCTCACCATGCTGTTCTAAAGCCGTCGAATACAACCACTAAGTGCCGTGTTGTGTTTGATGGTTCTGCTAAAGTTTCCGGTTGCTCGCTCAATGATGTTTTACAAGTGGGCGCAATCAATCAGAGTGATCTGCAATCAATCCTTTATCGTTTTC CTACTAGAGCACTCCATCAGCTTGCAATCGATGAAGGGACCAACTATCTGTTGGCGGCTGATGTTATTATGGAAAACTGCTATATTGATAATGCTCTTCTTGGTTTCGATGATTTTCATATTGCTTCCACAGCTCGAGAGCAGCTTATTCACCTTCTTTCAGCTGGCGGATTTCACTTACATAAGTGGTCTTCAAACAGTCTCAAATTGTTGGAGACAATACCTGGCGCCGATCGCGAAGAATTGGTTACCATAGGAACCGACGAAGTAATAAAAACTTTGGGCTTGATGTGTAATCCGGCTGATGATGAGTTGATATTCATTTCCTTGTCTTCGGTAAACATGCAAATTCCCACGAAACGGCAAGTGCTTTCGCTTATTGCATGGATGTATGATCCTTTAGGTCTGGTGGCTCCAATCATCGTTATCGGCAAGCTGTTGATGCAGCGAATATGGAAGGAGAATTGGGAAtgggatgaaaccatcactgGCGAAATCCGAACCGAACTGGAATATTTCGTGCAGGCCATTAGCGGTGTGAATCAAATCCACATTCCAAGACAAGCAGTTGTTACGAATGCTGCTACATTTGAGCTTCATGGGTTTGCAGATGCTTCAATGTACGCATATGGGGCATGCGTCTTCGTGCGGTCCGTTGTTCCTGGAACAGAAGTTGTTATGAGATTATTATGTGCCAAATCAAAGATAGTACCGAAGAATGTACTTACCATTCCACGTAAGGAGTTGTTAGCTGCTCGACTGTTGCACCACTTGGTTAAAAAGATTCTTTCCGCTTTGACTACTGCTTTCGAGGAAATTGTTTTATGGTCTGACAGCCAAATTGTTCTTGCATGGCTGCAGAAAACTCCCAGCCGACTAGATGTATTTGTTGCTAACCGAGTGAATGAGATTATCGCTAGTGGTGAGCGATTTCGTTGGAGATATGTAAGCACCAATCATAATCCTGCTGATGTGGTATCGCGTGGCCAACCTGCTGATAAATTGGCAAGGAACGATCTTTG GTATACAGTAATAGAAATCGAAATTCTATCCTTGTTCACTAAGTACGAGTCGTTCAGAAAGCTACAACGTGTTTTGGCGTACGTTTTGCGGTTTTGTCGAAACTGTAAGGAGTCGGTTAAGGAGAATCGTGTATTGGAGCAGTTTCCTACCGTTTTCGAATTACGATCAGCAATGAATACTATAGTGCGTGTCACGCAGCATCAAAGCCTTGATGATGAAATTATGAGACTGAAGGCAGGTAAGCCTTGCAAGCGCATCTGGAATTTGTGTCCTATTCTTGATGATGGGTTGTTGCGGGTGGGTGGAAGACTGCGCAACTCTAATCTACCATTCGAAAGCAAACATCAATTGATATTACCCAATAGTAACCGAACAGTTGAAAGTTTTATTATGACCATCCACCAAGAAAATCTCCATGCTGGTCCGTCTGCCCTGATGGCAATAACTCGAAGACAATTCTGGATTCTTAAAGCAAGATCAACATTCCGTAAGGTAACCCGAAGTtgtgtaaaatgttttaaattaaaaCCTGTAATGGCTCATCAATTCATGGGAGATTTACCTGCAAGTCGTTGTGACAGAGCGCCAGCATTTCAAAAGGTGGGAGTCGACTTTGCAGGGCCCATTTTAGTGAAACAAACAGGACGCAAGGCGGCACCTGTGAAGGGTTATATTTGCCTATTTGTTTGCTTAGTTACCAAGGGTCTCCATCTAGAAGCAGTTGAAAACCTTTCTTCTGAAACCTTTATTGCTGCATTAGTACGATTTGTTTCACGAGGAGGAATACCTGAAGATCTGTTCTCGGACAATTGGACGCATTTTGTCGGCGCAAAGCATGAACTACATGAGTTATACAAGCTGTTTGAGCAGCAATTAACTAAGCGGCAATTATTCGATTTTTGCCATCCTCGCCAAATTCGCTGGAGAATGATACATGGGAGGGCTTTGGGAGGCTGGAGTTAA